The following coding sequences lie in one Apium graveolens cultivar Ventura chromosome 3, ASM990537v1, whole genome shotgun sequence genomic window:
- the LOC141712489 gene encoding protein ENHANCED DISEASE RESISTANCE 2-like isoform X3: MTSSSPVKGSPESEAGGQFEYFGWVYHLGVNKIGHEFCRLRFLYIRGSRLFMYKRDPHEHPDIKPIRRGAIGHTLMVEESGRRKVNESIACATAGEARKWMEAFDHAKQQAEYELTRGRSTRNKLNKETEIDLDGHRRRVRHYAHGLKKLIRIGQGPETLLRQSSLNVNIQTAGNLEGDAGDVVEGHEWKCVRTVNGVRVFEDVAGFKDGKVVLVKAVGVVDASADTVFEVIFNIDRQWRYEWDVLTEDLELIDTLDGHYDIVYGTLDAAYQTSICNRWSSKSDFVFSRQWFRGQDGTYTILQFPAMHKKRPKKAGYRRIKINPSTWEMRILNTTAGNSKCLVTHMLEVHSKVWRGWKKNQRSKFEKTVPYALLSQVAGLKAYIGANPAFSNESSSMLLCSKNSDYSASDGEFVDAAEATDEFYDALSSDSSSSDEDSDKEVECDKKVRKMRLKNVSWAIAGFSRKRTADPFASKELDTSVDPIALDPTQYQGSMRQGKDGADGDCWTSPDGAGFKIRGKTYLKDNTKIAGGEPLLKLIAVDWFKDDGCINNIALHPSCLVQSEAGRKLPFVLVVNLQVPAKPNYSLVLYFAANRPINGSSLLGQFVDGTDLFRDSRFKLIPSIKEGYWMVKRAVGTKACLLGKAVTCKYLRQDNFLEIDVDIGSSSVARSIIGLVLGYVTSIVVDLAILIEGREENELPEYLLGTVRLNRVKPDSAVPFGI, translated from the exons ATGACATCGTCGTCGCCGGTAAAAGGATCGCCGGAGAGCGAAGCAGGCGGTCAGTTTGAGTATTTCGGATGGGTGTATCATTTAGGCGTTAATAAAATTGGTCATGAATTTTGTCGCCTTCGCTTTCTTTACATTCGCGGTAGTCGCCTTTTTATGTACAAGCGAGATCCTCATGAGCATCCCGACATT AAACCAATTAGGAGAGGTGCTATTGGGCACACGCTAATGGTGGAGGAATCAGGGCGTCGGAAAGTTAATGAGAGT ATTGCTTGTGCTACTGCTGGAGAAGCTCGAAAATGGATGGAAGCATTTGATCATGCGAAGCAACAG GCAGAGTATGAGCTGACCAGAGGTCGTAGTACCAGAAACAAACTGAACAAGGAAACGGA GATTGATCTTGATGGGCATCGGCGAAGAGTAAGGCATTATGCACATGGTCTTAAAAAGCTAATAAGAATAGGGCAAG GTCCGGAGACTCTTTTGCGCCAATCCTCACTGAATGTCAACATACAAACTGCAGGGAACTTGGAAGGAGATGCTGGAGATGTGGTTGAAGGACATGAGTGGAAGTGTGTCCGTACAGTAAATG GAGTTCGAGTATTTGAGGATGTTGCTGGATTCAAG GATGGTAAAGTAGTTCTTGTCAAAGCTGTTGGCGTTGTTGATGCAAGTGCGGATACTGTTTTTGAAGTGATTTTTAACATTGATCGACAATGGAGATATGA GTGGGATGTATTGACAGAGGACTTGGAGTTGATTGATACTCTGGATGGACACTATGATATTGTTTATGGCACACTTGATGCTGCTTACCAGACGAG CATTTGTAATAGGTGGTCATCCAAGAGTGATTTTGTCTTCTCTAGACAATGGTTTCGTGGGCAAGATGGAACTTATA CAATATTGCAGTTTCCTGCTATGCATAAGAAGCGTCCCAAAAAAGCGGGTTATCGGCGTATAAAAATTAACC CTTCTACCTGGGAGATGAGAATTTTAAATACAACAGCAGGCAATTCCAAATGTCTTGTAACACATATGTTGGAGGTACATTCTAAAGTCTGGCGTGGGTGGAAGAAGAATCAAAGATCAAAGTTTGAAAAAACTGTTCCATATGCATTGTTGAGCCAAGTTGCAG GTCTGAAGGCATACATTGGAGCAAACCCCGCATTCAGCAATGAATCATCCAGTATGTTACTCTGCTCGAAAAATTCTGATTACTCTGCATCAGATGGTGAATTCGTGGATGCAGCAGAAGCTACAGATGAATTCTATGATGCTTTATCTTCTGATTCATCGTCGTCCGACGAGGATAGCGATAAAGAAGTAGAATGTGATAAGAAG GTGAGAAAAATGAGGCTGAAGAATGTGTCTTGGGCTATTGCAGGCTTCTCAAGGAAGCGAACTGCAG ATCCATTTGCCAGTAAGGAACTTGATACAAGCGTGGATCCTATTGCTTTAGATCCTACACAATACCAAGGCTCAATGCGTCAGGGGAAGGATGGGGCTGATGGTGATTGCTGGACATCTCCGGATGGTGCTGGCTTTAAGATCAGAGGGAAGACGTACTTAAAAGATAATACTAAG ATTGCAGGAGGAGAACCTCTTCTTAAACTTATAGCCGTCGACTGGTTCAAGGATGATGGCTGCATCAATAACATTGCATTACATCCCAGTTGTCTTGTTCAG TCCGAAGCTGGCAGAAAACTTCCATTTGTTCTTGTTGTTAACCTGCAG GTTCCTGCTAAACCAAACTACAGTCTGGTACTCTACTTTGCTGCCAACAGGCCTATAAATGGAAGTTCATTGCTAGGTCAATTTGTGGACGGGACTGACTTGTTTCGTGATTCAAGATTCAAACTCATTCCAAGTATAAAAGAG GGATATTGGATGGTCAAGCGTGCAGTTGGAACGAAAGCTTGTCTGTTGGGGAAAGCGGTAACATGCAAATACCTTAGACAGGACAACTTTTTGGAG ATTGATGTTGATATTGGCTCATCATCCGTTGCAAGGAGCATCATTGGTCTGGTGCTCGGATATGTAACAAGTATCGTAGTGGATCTTGCAATACTGATAGAG GGAAGAGAAGAGAATGAACTTCCAGAATACCTTCTTGGCACTGTGAGGCTAAACCGTGTGAAACCCGACTCTGCTGTGCCGTTCGGCATATAG
- the LOC141712489 gene encoding protein ENHANCED DISEASE RESISTANCE 2-like isoform X1, with amino-acid sequence MTSSSPVKGSPESEAGGQFEYFGWVYHLGVNKIGHEFCRLRFLYIRGSRLFMYKRDPHEHPDIKPIRRGAIGHTLMVEESGRRKVNESDFYVLRLYNRLDETKKGEIACATAGEARKWMEAFDHAKQQAEYELTRGRSTRNKLNKETEIDLDGHRRRVRHYAHGLKKLIRIGQGPETLLRQSSLNVNIQTAGNLEGDAGDVVEGHEWKCVRTVNGVRVFEDVAGFKDGKVVLVKAVGVVDASADTVFEVIFNIDRQWRYEWDVLTEDLELIDTLDGHYDIVYGTLDAAYQTSICNRWSSKSDFVFSRQWFRGQDGTYTILQFPAMHKKRPKKAGYRRIKINPSTWEMRILNTTAGNSKCLVTHMLEVHSKVWRGWKKNQRSKFEKTVPYALLSQVAGLKAYIGANPAFSNESSSMLLCSKNSDYSASDGEFVDAAEATDEFYDALSSDSSSSDEDSDKEVECDKKVRKMRLKNVSWAIAGFSRKRTADPFASKELDTSVDPIALDPTQYQGSMRQGKDGADGDCWTSPDGAGFKIRGKTYLKDNTKIAGGEPLLKLIAVDWFKDDGCINNIALHPSCLVQSEAGRKLPFVLVVNLQVPAKPNYSLVLYFAANRPINGSSLLGQFVDGTDLFRDSRFKLIPSIKEGYWMVKRAVGTKACLLGKAVTCKYLRQDNFLEIDVDIGSSSVARSIIGLVLGYVTSIVVDLAILIEGREENELPEYLLGTVRLNRVKPDSAVPFGI; translated from the exons ATGACATCGTCGTCGCCGGTAAAAGGATCGCCGGAGAGCGAAGCAGGCGGTCAGTTTGAGTATTTCGGATGGGTGTATCATTTAGGCGTTAATAAAATTGGTCATGAATTTTGTCGCCTTCGCTTTCTTTACATTCGCGGTAGTCGCCTTTTTATGTACAAGCGAGATCCTCATGAGCATCCCGACATT AAACCAATTAGGAGAGGTGCTATTGGGCACACGCTAATGGTGGAGGAATCAGGGCGTCGGAAAGTTAATGAGAGT GATTTTTATGTTCTAAGGTTATACAACCGGTTGGATGAGACGAAGAAGGGAGAA ATTGCTTGTGCTACTGCTGGAGAAGCTCGAAAATGGATGGAAGCATTTGATCATGCGAAGCAACAG GCAGAGTATGAGCTGACCAGAGGTCGTAGTACCAGAAACAAACTGAACAAGGAAACGGA GATTGATCTTGATGGGCATCGGCGAAGAGTAAGGCATTATGCACATGGTCTTAAAAAGCTAATAAGAATAGGGCAAG GTCCGGAGACTCTTTTGCGCCAATCCTCACTGAATGTCAACATACAAACTGCAGGGAACTTGGAAGGAGATGCTGGAGATGTGGTTGAAGGACATGAGTGGAAGTGTGTCCGTACAGTAAATG GAGTTCGAGTATTTGAGGATGTTGCTGGATTCAAG GATGGTAAAGTAGTTCTTGTCAAAGCTGTTGGCGTTGTTGATGCAAGTGCGGATACTGTTTTTGAAGTGATTTTTAACATTGATCGACAATGGAGATATGA GTGGGATGTATTGACAGAGGACTTGGAGTTGATTGATACTCTGGATGGACACTATGATATTGTTTATGGCACACTTGATGCTGCTTACCAGACGAG CATTTGTAATAGGTGGTCATCCAAGAGTGATTTTGTCTTCTCTAGACAATGGTTTCGTGGGCAAGATGGAACTTATA CAATATTGCAGTTTCCTGCTATGCATAAGAAGCGTCCCAAAAAAGCGGGTTATCGGCGTATAAAAATTAACC CTTCTACCTGGGAGATGAGAATTTTAAATACAACAGCAGGCAATTCCAAATGTCTTGTAACACATATGTTGGAGGTACATTCTAAAGTCTGGCGTGGGTGGAAGAAGAATCAAAGATCAAAGTTTGAAAAAACTGTTCCATATGCATTGTTGAGCCAAGTTGCAG GTCTGAAGGCATACATTGGAGCAAACCCCGCATTCAGCAATGAATCATCCAGTATGTTACTCTGCTCGAAAAATTCTGATTACTCTGCATCAGATGGTGAATTCGTGGATGCAGCAGAAGCTACAGATGAATTCTATGATGCTTTATCTTCTGATTCATCGTCGTCCGACGAGGATAGCGATAAAGAAGTAGAATGTGATAAGAAG GTGAGAAAAATGAGGCTGAAGAATGTGTCTTGGGCTATTGCAGGCTTCTCAAGGAAGCGAACTGCAG ATCCATTTGCCAGTAAGGAACTTGATACAAGCGTGGATCCTATTGCTTTAGATCCTACACAATACCAAGGCTCAATGCGTCAGGGGAAGGATGGGGCTGATGGTGATTGCTGGACATCTCCGGATGGTGCTGGCTTTAAGATCAGAGGGAAGACGTACTTAAAAGATAATACTAAG ATTGCAGGAGGAGAACCTCTTCTTAAACTTATAGCCGTCGACTGGTTCAAGGATGATGGCTGCATCAATAACATTGCATTACATCCCAGTTGTCTTGTTCAG TCCGAAGCTGGCAGAAAACTTCCATTTGTTCTTGTTGTTAACCTGCAG GTTCCTGCTAAACCAAACTACAGTCTGGTACTCTACTTTGCTGCCAACAGGCCTATAAATGGAAGTTCATTGCTAGGTCAATTTGTGGACGGGACTGACTTGTTTCGTGATTCAAGATTCAAACTCATTCCAAGTATAAAAGAG GGATATTGGATGGTCAAGCGTGCAGTTGGAACGAAAGCTTGTCTGTTGGGGAAAGCGGTAACATGCAAATACCTTAGACAGGACAACTTTTTGGAG ATTGATGTTGATATTGGCTCATCATCCGTTGCAAGGAGCATCATTGGTCTGGTGCTCGGATATGTAACAAGTATCGTAGTGGATCTTGCAATACTGATAGAG GGAAGAGAAGAGAATGAACTTCCAGAATACCTTCTTGGCACTGTGAGGCTAAACCGTGTGAAACCCGACTCTGCTGTGCCGTTCGGCATATAG
- the LOC141712489 gene encoding protein ENHANCED DISEASE RESISTANCE 2-like isoform X2: MTSSSPVKGSPESEAGGQFEYFGWVYHLGVNKIGHEFCRLRFLYIRGSRLFMYKRDPHEHPDIKPIRRGAIGHTLMVEESGRRKVNESDFYVLRLYNRLDETKKGEIACATAGEARKWMEAFDHAKQQAEYELTRGRSTRNKLNKETEIDLDGHRRRVRHYAHGLKKLIRIGQGPETLLRQSSLNVNIQTAGNLEGDAGDVVEGHEWKCVRTVNGVRVFEDVAGFKDGKVVLVKAVGVVDASADTVFEVIFNIDRQWRYEWDVLTEDLELIDTLDGHYDIVYGTLDAAYQTRWSSKSDFVFSRQWFRGQDGTYTILQFPAMHKKRPKKAGYRRIKINPSTWEMRILNTTAGNSKCLVTHMLEVHSKVWRGWKKNQRSKFEKTVPYALLSQVAGLKAYIGANPAFSNESSSMLLCSKNSDYSASDGEFVDAAEATDEFYDALSSDSSSSDEDSDKEVECDKKVRKMRLKNVSWAIAGFSRKRTADPFASKELDTSVDPIALDPTQYQGSMRQGKDGADGDCWTSPDGAGFKIRGKTYLKDNTKIAGGEPLLKLIAVDWFKDDGCINNIALHPSCLVQSEAGRKLPFVLVVNLQVPAKPNYSLVLYFAANRPINGSSLLGQFVDGTDLFRDSRFKLIPSIKEGYWMVKRAVGTKACLLGKAVTCKYLRQDNFLEIDVDIGSSSVARSIIGLVLGYVTSIVVDLAILIEGREENELPEYLLGTVRLNRVKPDSAVPFGI; this comes from the exons ATGACATCGTCGTCGCCGGTAAAAGGATCGCCGGAGAGCGAAGCAGGCGGTCAGTTTGAGTATTTCGGATGGGTGTATCATTTAGGCGTTAATAAAATTGGTCATGAATTTTGTCGCCTTCGCTTTCTTTACATTCGCGGTAGTCGCCTTTTTATGTACAAGCGAGATCCTCATGAGCATCCCGACATT AAACCAATTAGGAGAGGTGCTATTGGGCACACGCTAATGGTGGAGGAATCAGGGCGTCGGAAAGTTAATGAGAGT GATTTTTATGTTCTAAGGTTATACAACCGGTTGGATGAGACGAAGAAGGGAGAA ATTGCTTGTGCTACTGCTGGAGAAGCTCGAAAATGGATGGAAGCATTTGATCATGCGAAGCAACAG GCAGAGTATGAGCTGACCAGAGGTCGTAGTACCAGAAACAAACTGAACAAGGAAACGGA GATTGATCTTGATGGGCATCGGCGAAGAGTAAGGCATTATGCACATGGTCTTAAAAAGCTAATAAGAATAGGGCAAG GTCCGGAGACTCTTTTGCGCCAATCCTCACTGAATGTCAACATACAAACTGCAGGGAACTTGGAAGGAGATGCTGGAGATGTGGTTGAAGGACATGAGTGGAAGTGTGTCCGTACAGTAAATG GAGTTCGAGTATTTGAGGATGTTGCTGGATTCAAG GATGGTAAAGTAGTTCTTGTCAAAGCTGTTGGCGTTGTTGATGCAAGTGCGGATACTGTTTTTGAAGTGATTTTTAACATTGATCGACAATGGAGATATGA GTGGGATGTATTGACAGAGGACTTGGAGTTGATTGATACTCTGGATGGACACTATGATATTGTTTATGGCACACTTGATGCTGCTTACCAGACGAG GTGGTCATCCAAGAGTGATTTTGTCTTCTCTAGACAATGGTTTCGTGGGCAAGATGGAACTTATA CAATATTGCAGTTTCCTGCTATGCATAAGAAGCGTCCCAAAAAAGCGGGTTATCGGCGTATAAAAATTAACC CTTCTACCTGGGAGATGAGAATTTTAAATACAACAGCAGGCAATTCCAAATGTCTTGTAACACATATGTTGGAGGTACATTCTAAAGTCTGGCGTGGGTGGAAGAAGAATCAAAGATCAAAGTTTGAAAAAACTGTTCCATATGCATTGTTGAGCCAAGTTGCAG GTCTGAAGGCATACATTGGAGCAAACCCCGCATTCAGCAATGAATCATCCAGTATGTTACTCTGCTCGAAAAATTCTGATTACTCTGCATCAGATGGTGAATTCGTGGATGCAGCAGAAGCTACAGATGAATTCTATGATGCTTTATCTTCTGATTCATCGTCGTCCGACGAGGATAGCGATAAAGAAGTAGAATGTGATAAGAAG GTGAGAAAAATGAGGCTGAAGAATGTGTCTTGGGCTATTGCAGGCTTCTCAAGGAAGCGAACTGCAG ATCCATTTGCCAGTAAGGAACTTGATACAAGCGTGGATCCTATTGCTTTAGATCCTACACAATACCAAGGCTCAATGCGTCAGGGGAAGGATGGGGCTGATGGTGATTGCTGGACATCTCCGGATGGTGCTGGCTTTAAGATCAGAGGGAAGACGTACTTAAAAGATAATACTAAG ATTGCAGGAGGAGAACCTCTTCTTAAACTTATAGCCGTCGACTGGTTCAAGGATGATGGCTGCATCAATAACATTGCATTACATCCCAGTTGTCTTGTTCAG TCCGAAGCTGGCAGAAAACTTCCATTTGTTCTTGTTGTTAACCTGCAG GTTCCTGCTAAACCAAACTACAGTCTGGTACTCTACTTTGCTGCCAACAGGCCTATAAATGGAAGTTCATTGCTAGGTCAATTTGTGGACGGGACTGACTTGTTTCGTGATTCAAGATTCAAACTCATTCCAAGTATAAAAGAG GGATATTGGATGGTCAAGCGTGCAGTTGGAACGAAAGCTTGTCTGTTGGGGAAAGCGGTAACATGCAAATACCTTAGACAGGACAACTTTTTGGAG ATTGATGTTGATATTGGCTCATCATCCGTTGCAAGGAGCATCATTGGTCTGGTGCTCGGATATGTAACAAGTATCGTAGTGGATCTTGCAATACTGATAGAG GGAAGAGAAGAGAATGAACTTCCAGAATACCTTCTTGGCACTGTGAGGCTAAACCGTGTGAAACCCGACTCTGCTGTGCCGTTCGGCATATAG